One stretch of Actinacidiphila sp. DG2A-62 DNA includes these proteins:
- a CDS encoding acetate uptake transporter, protein MSTPTPAATAAADTADPGPLGLAGFAATTFVLSSFNAHLINQSLLTVVLPLALFYGGLVQLLAGMWEFRKGNTFGATAFGSYGAFWLSYAAYVKFVVADLPADKAHQATGLYLLIWAIFTVYMTVAALRTSGALLAVFAFLAATFVVLTIAEFAQSTGTTKVGGWLGLITAVLAWYASFAVVTNATWKRTLLPVFPLTGPGGGPVEGGH, encoded by the coding sequence ATGAGCACTCCCACGCCCGCCGCCACGGCCGCCGCGGACACCGCCGACCCCGGCCCGCTCGGCCTGGCCGGCTTCGCCGCCACCACCTTCGTCCTCAGCTCCTTCAACGCGCACCTGATCAACCAGAGCCTGCTGACCGTCGTCCTGCCGCTCGCCCTGTTCTACGGCGGCCTGGTCCAACTGCTCGCCGGCATGTGGGAGTTCAGGAAGGGCAACACCTTCGGCGCCACCGCCTTCGGCTCGTACGGCGCCTTCTGGCTGTCCTACGCGGCCTATGTGAAGTTCGTCGTCGCCGACCTGCCGGCGGACAAGGCGCACCAGGCCACCGGCCTCTACCTGCTGATCTGGGCGATCTTCACCGTCTACATGACGGTCGCCGCGCTGCGCACCAGCGGCGCGCTGCTCGCCGTGTTCGCCTTCCTGGCCGCGACGTTCGTGGTGCTGACCATCGCCGAGTTCGCGCAGTCCACCGGCACCACCAAGGTCGGCGGCTGGCTCGGCCTGATCACCGCCGTCCTGGCCTGGTACGCCTCCTTCGCCGTGGTCACCAACGCCACCTGGAAGCGCACCCTGCTGCCGGTCTTCCCGCTGACCGGGCCGGGCGGCGGACCGGTCGAGGGCGGCCACTGA